From the Candidatus Nanopelagicus hibericus genome, the window ATCGTTGGCCGGCATTTTGTTTAGCTGCTAAAAAACTTTGTAGCGCAGTTTGTAATCTAAACTCTCTAGCGACAGCGGGCACAAGTTGTATTTCAGCCCCGGCTAAATCTGAATTGGCAGCGACTGCCTCTAGGTGAGGGAAGTTTGCAACCTTTACTACGCACTCACTCATTGGTAGATCATTAATTAAAACATCATAAATTCCAGCCAAATTATCTCGGTCCAAGCCAAATGCGGTTGAGGCATTTCCTTGCGGATCTAAATCAACTACTAATACCTTTAGCCCACCCATAGAAAGGGCTGCTGCCAGATTTACTGCGGTTGTGGTTTTTCCAACCCCGCCCTTTTGATTGGCAACTGTGAAGATTCGAGTCTTTAATGGGGCGACCATCGGCTCTTTAAGCCGTCTGACTCCAACCGGTGCTCCTGGTCTGTTTTGGGCAGCTGGCACAGCGGTATTTGTTTCATATGAAACATCATCTTCCCTCATGGGGGGAAGTTAAGCACCTTTGGTTATGCAGACCACCCTTGCCACAGGCAGATTAGGTAGTGATATCTGATGAAGTTTGGCGGTTGCACCCTTTTTTAATTTAGTGGAGCTCATCTCTACCCCCGCCTGCTCCCCTTTGATCGCCAACAGGCAGCCACCTCTTGGAATCATCTGCCAAGAGATCTGCATCAATTTTTCTAATGGGGCGACCGCCCTGGCGGTGACCACCTCAAACTGCTTTTTAACTATCTCTGCCCTGCCCCTGATTACCTCAACCGGCAGGTGAAGCTCTGAAATGACCTCATTTAAGAAATCAACCCGCCGTTGTAGCGGCTCAATTAAGGTGACCTTTAAATCTGGCCGAGCCAGTGCGA encodes:
- a CDS encoding ParA family protein, which translates into the protein MREDDVSYETNTAVPAAQNRPGAPVGVRRLKEPMVAPLKTRIFTVANQKGGVGKTTTAVNLAAALSMGGLKVLVVDLDPQGNASTAFGLDRDNLAGIYDVLINDLPMSECVVKVANFPHLEAVAANSDLAGAEIQLVPAVAREFRLQTALQSFLAAKQNAGQRFDYVFIDCPPSLGLLTINALTAADEVLVPIQCEYYSLEGLSLLLETLGEVQKRLNQKITLTTIVLTMFDGRTRLANDVADNVKKHFPDELINTPIPRAVRISEAPSFGQTVMTYDAASPGAIAYLAVAREISNRGGAPINIKNESA
- the rsmG gene encoding 16S rRNA (guanine(527)-N(7))-methyltransferase RsmG — its product is MKPSAELLAYFKGGSDQIQAYAQILKTTGIERGLIGPKEGDRIWQRHIANCLPITTLIPQGVRVADIGSGAGLPGIVIALARPDLKVTLIEPLQRRVDFLNEVISELHLPVEVIRGRAEIVKKQFEVVTARAVAPLEKLMQISWQMIPRGGCLLAIKGEQAGVEMSSTKLKKGATAKLHQISLPNLPVARVVCITKGA